One part of the Hydra vulgaris chromosome 01, alternate assembly HydraT2T_AEP genome encodes these proteins:
- the LOC105845550 gene encoding melanopsin-A, translating into MNSTNHTECQLAPADVLLIVGCITIIVVGVVGNILVLIIFRSRWKRGSTTELLICYLAVFDLLSSFFAPLIFMYWILVCWSRWDFGWFGCKLFPYIFRVFTAVSTGIILIMAIDRCQLIVFPLKGKLKRKTIHFSILVTVVVSLLWESYYANALYIRHNRLTDVCTVVPANTPSYAYPLILLTILKIVILLIVLLSSSCLVITKIQRRNQLMLSQKCFPKKPIKNQKTMRMIIIIAIVFVLTVAPRDILHLLFTWSWLGDKMVFQNRILIDRLNNWFRLLQVSNGIYNVFIYANLHAKFSKNLKQYLPCRFVSVAPEKRKSLALDSESTKIEVLMEKKIDNEIEVLMDKR; encoded by the exons ATGAATTCTACTAATCATACAGAATGTCAATTAGCGCCTGCGGACGTTTTATTGATTGTTGGATGTATTACAATTATTGTGGTTGGAGTTGTTGGTAACATTTTGGTTCTGATTATATTTAGATCCCGATGGAAAAGAGGATCCACAACTGAGTTGCTAATTTGCTACTTGGCTGTGTTTGACTTATTGAGTTCATTTTTTGCTCCATTGATATTCATGTACTGGATTTTGGTATGTTGGAGTCGATGGGATTTCGGATGGTTTGGATGCAAGTTATTCCCCTACATATTTCGTGTATTTACCGCTGTATCGACTGGTATAATACTTATAATGGCGATTGATAGATGccaacttatagtttttccatTAAAAGGAAAATTGAAGAGGAAAACCATACACTTCTCTATACTTGTAACTGTTGTAGTTTCTTTACTGTGGGAATCATACTATGCTAATGCGCTTTATATTCGACACAACAGACTTACCGACGTTTGTACTGTGGTGCCCGCAAACACACCATCATATGCATACCCGCTAATTCTACTTACTATCTTGAAAATAGTGATTTTACTAATAGTACTTTTGTCAAGTTCGTGCTTAGTTATCACGAAGATACAACGTCGCAATCAGTTAATGCTTTCACAAAAATGTTTTCcgaaaaaaccaattaaaaaccaaaaaacaatgAGAATGATTATTATAATTGCAATAGTTTTTGTATTAACTGTTGCCCCGCGTGATATACTTCATTTGTTATTCACTTGGTCATGGTTAGGCGACAAAATGGTATTTCAAAACAG AATACTTATTGATCGCTTGAATAACTGGTTTCGATTACTTCAGGTTAGCAATGGGATTTACAACGTTTTCATATACGCAAATCTTCACgctaagttttcaaaaaatttaaaacaataccTTCCATGCAGATTTGTGTCAGTAGCTCCTGAGAAACGAAAGTCACTCGCTTTAGACTCGGAGTCAACAAAAATTGAAGTActcatggaaaaaaaaattgataatgaaattGAGGTACTTATGGATAAAAGATAA